The sequence below is a genomic window from Rhinolophus sinicus isolate RSC01 chromosome X, ASM3656204v1, whole genome shotgun sequence.
TGGGCCTGGCTAgaccactccaccccacccccacctgtccaGGTGGACTGTGGATCCCAAAGCTTTCCAAGGCTCCCACTGCTGGGCATTCTAGCCCTGACTCATCCCCCTCTGTGAGGTAGCAGCTTTGGCAGGGGTGCCAGACAACGGGGGAGcagtctcctccctctctcccattcCATCTTGCTCTCCTGCCTTCATCCTCCCCTTCCTGTTCTCTTTCACTGATcgtcctcctcccagccctgggcaTCCAGTAGCACCTGAGCAAGGGCCCCTTGAGGTGGCAACAAGCACGAGAGGCCTAGGCCCGCCCTGCTCTGCCCTGGGAGTTGAAAGCtcaggggaagaaggagggacACGCTGTCCAGGTAGGCAAGCCTGGGGCCTTCTCCTTACTCTGTGGCAAGGCCTTCTGGGGGTCCCCTGGATCCTGCCTGGCCAGCCTGGGGCTGGTGGGACCTGGGGTGTGACCAAAGGAGCCAGGGAGGCTGGGTACTCCCCCAGCGTGGGGGACACTccctttgctgtgtgacctggggtaGGCAGGGAGCTTCTCTGAACCTGTCACTGGGGGCCATGCACTCAGGAGGGCTGGCGGGACCTGCTGGGGCCGTTCCGGAGCTGACTGTACAGCGTAGTCTACTGAACCATGTCCTGGGCCCTCGGAGCCGCCTGCCCTGGCTGCCAGAAGGGTTCCTCCATTCCCTCCCACCTCTGTGTCCTCAGGGATGGTCAGAGCCTGAGCAGGGGGGCAGGCCATGTGACCTGCTCAGGGGGTTCAGGAGGAGTGCAGGAGGGGGTGGGATGGATGGGAATCTGAGAGGCAGAGCAGTGTGTCCAGCCCCGGACATGGCCCTAAGCCCCAGTAGCCAGCCCAGCCCCACATTGACTGGGCCTGCCCAGGAAAGCAGCAGGCAGGGCCACGCTGCTCCGAAGGCGCTGGTCTAGAGTGGGCAGAGCCCTCCACCCCCAGGGCCTCTGATGCCCTAAACAACCCCTCCCCTGGCCAAGATGGGACCCAAGTGAGGGCCTTCCTGGGATGGGCCAATTCAGACCTGCAGGAGGCCCTGGCGACCAATTGGCTGGGCTCCCTGCCCATAGATGCACCCAGAGAAGCCCCATCCAACCCCTCAGCCTGGGAGGCAAGCGAGGCAGGTACTCATACTCCTGTTTAACAGATAAGGGAAATGATGCTGGGATTTTCTCAGGAAATCCTTgtaggtgggggggggggtggaagaGGCAGGGGCTCCAGCTTTTTCCTGTACAGAGCCTTCTGGCAGAGGGGCCTCTGGCTGGGGGACAGCCTctgctggaggaggaaggaggcaggcaaATGTGGGTGCCAGGGGCAGGCACGGGCAGGGAaactccccctcacccccacctcgcTGCCCGGCCTGGGGGGCCTCCCGACAAGTCTGACCCTGCCTGCCACCCTGGCAACAATCTGCTCCCCTGGGGGGCCTCTCCCGGGAGCTGGGCCATgggcagaaggaagggaagggtgggGGCAGATGTGGGAGCCCCGGGGCTCTGTGGGCTAAGCCAGGAGAAGGCTTCTGGGCCAGGGTAAGAAGTCAAAGCCCTGGGCAGCAGTGGGGTAGTAGGTGGGGGCCATGTCCCCTCCACCTTGGCAATTTCGTTCATGCCCTGGGAGGACGCCCCTTTCTTGGTGTCTTCGCCTCTTGACTTTCTGAGGAAAATGTACTTTGCAAGGTGGGGGGCTCAGGCAGAAAAGGAAGCGACTCATAATCCCCAAACCCAACCCTGGCTGCACCCACATTACCCTGAGCATGTGGGATTGGCCTGGGCCACAGGAGATGCTTCAAAGCGTGGGGGTAGGCAAATGGTTGGGtttctctcccctcctgctcCGCTCGCCTCACTGATCCTCAGGCAGCTGCCAGTTGActcaatggtgtgtgtgtgtcgggggaggGGGGCGGTTGGCTGCAGACTCTGTAATTGGGGAGACACTGCATTGCCCACTGAAACCAAGTCCTacctgggagcagaggggagCAGAAAGAGGTGCCGTCATCTTTCCAGGTGCTACCCATGGCCCATCCCTCTGCTGCTCGGGGCCCCAGGGTCTGACTATCACAAGTGATGGATGGGGGACATGGTACCAACACATGCAGAACCGCAGGCCCTGGTATTGGGAGGGTGGCCAGGAAAGGGCCCAGAGTATGGGCGTGGGTACAGTCTGGGCCCTCCTGACGGCCCCTCCTCACCCTGGCCTCCTAGGCATGCCCACCATGTGGCCCCTCTGGCTCCTCACGTCCCTGCTGGCCctgagccaggccctgccctTTGAACAGAAGGGCTTCTGGGACTTCACCCTGGATGATGGGCTGCCCATGCTGAACGACGAGGAGGCTTCGGGTGCTGACACCTCAGGCGTCCCAGACCTGGACTCCCTCACGCCCACCTTCAGCGCCATGTGTCCTTTCGGCTGCCACTGCCACCTGCGAGTTGTTCAGTGCTCTGACCTGGGTCAGTCCTGGGGCTGGGTCGGGAGGGGTGCGTGGTGGCACAGGCCCAGCCTGAGTACTCCTGACAAGGGGACACATGTCTGTCCTGTGGTATGCATGTGGATGGATGGGAGCAGAGATAGGTGACCCCGAGCAGGATTGGGGATGCTCATTTCAGCGTGGGAGGGGGTCCAGTTTTCTGGGTGCGAGTGAGTGGAGAGTGAGAAGAGGCTCTGTCTGCCAGCTCTGGAGCTTCTGCCTGTTTGTGGCGGAGTACccaggtgtgtgtctgtgtgtatgtgtgtccctGTGCTCTGAGCCACTCTGGGGCCATGGCCGGGGCTCATACTGGTGACGGTGGCGCCCGCCCCCAGGTCTGAAGGCTGTACCCAAGGAGATCTCGCCTGACACCACACTGCTGGATCTGCAGAACAACGACATCACTGAGCTCCGGAAGGACGATTTCAAAGGCCTCCAGCACCTCTACGTAAGCCTGCCCGGGGCATTTTCCAGGGGCTGCGAGGAGGTGGGCAATCTGCAGCTGCGGGGTTGCGCCTAGATGAGTGTGTGCATATACCTGTGGAGTGCAAGAGGGGACCAGGGACCCATGGAGTCCTGAGAGAAgtctggaggtggggcctggTGAGAGCGCCTGGGGTCAGCGTCACCTGTGTGTCACACTTATGGGTGTCAGCAACCATAAGGGCAGGACAGGATCATTCAGCCCAACTCTCTTCTCGGCTCAAAACTTGTTCATCGTATTGGTTCTTCCCAGGAACACAGGAACAACAGATTTCATTGTAGCCAGGGtgcaagtggggaaactgaggcttggagaagtaGTGGCATTGCCAGGCCTAAGTGCTGACTCCCCGCTCTGCACTCCGCCCGTGAGCACAGATGGATATCCTTGAGACTGGGACTCAGACATCTGTGAGGTCCCAATAATCGTCAGCTCaggtggcaggggagggagggagaggagaggccaGGGTGCGCTGGAGAGTTGGTGCCTTCACCTCCAACGTCCACCCGCCTCAGGCCCTCGTCCTGGTGAACAACAAGATCTCCAAGATTCACGAGAAGGCCTTCAGTCCcctgaggaagctgcagaagctCTACATTTCCAAGAACCACCTGGTGGAGATCCCTCCCAACCTGCCCAGCTCCCTGGTGGAGCTCCGCATCCATGACAACCGAATCCGCAAGGTGCCGAAGGGCGTGTTCAATGGGCTGCGCAACATGAACTGCATTGGTGAGTGTGGCACTGGCCCAGGACAGTCCTCACCCCGGTGGATGGCAGGAAGGGTCAAGGAGAGGGGCCTCTTCCAGCCAGAATGGGTCTCATAGAACATTCTGGAGGCTCGCCTAGGGCCATACTCCAGAGCTGCCAAAGCCAGGTGATGAGAAACCAGGGGACTgtagagagagggaagggaaagggccAGTGGCACCAGCCAGCTGACGGAGGCCTGCCAGGggccctccctttcctcctgctcCCCCTGGACCCTGAGGCCAATGCCAGATCCAGTGCCC
It includes:
- the BGN gene encoding biglycan; this translates as MPTMWPLWLLTSLLALSQALPFEQKGFWDFTLDDGLPMLNDEEASGADTSGVPDLDSLTPTFSAMCPFGCHCHLRVVQCSDLGLKAVPKEISPDTTLLDLQNNDITELRKDDFKGLQHLYALVLVNNKISKIHEKAFSPLRKLQKLYISKNHLVEIPPNLPSSLVELRIHDNRIRKVPKGVFNGLRNMNCIEMGGNPLENSGFEPGAFDGLKLNYLRISEAKLTGIPKDLPETLNELHLDHNKIQAIELEDLLRYSKLYRLGLGHNQIRMIENGSLSFLPTLRELHLDNNKLSRVPTGLPDLKLLQVVYLHTNNITKVGVNDFCPVGFGVKRAYYNGISLFNNPVPYWEVQPATFRCVTDRLAIQFGNYKK